A part of Cannabis sativa cultivar Pink pepper isolate KNU-18-1 chromosome 6, ASM2916894v1, whole genome shotgun sequence genomic DNA contains:
- the LOC115713614 gene encoding uncharacterized protein LOC115713614, producing the protein MGKSDGTVKSSRVDVNTYLEELESDPGLRIPILDHPSKVRDQVRRAYMQKGPCQPHLKPFPSEKVGPQSRAFNVAWYADYQDWLEYSVSKDAAFCLYCYLFKEDVGGQSGGDAFVSKGFRNFKLAKSRLHTHVGKPFSAHNTARKMCEALMNEKQHIQTFFVKQSEQARSEYRTRLEAVVDCIRLLLRQGLAFRGDDESEDSSNQGNFLAILKFLSDHDDDIKAVSLSNAPENLKLTSPDIQKDIVRAAAFETLDVIIKGIGDSMFSILVDESRDVSIKEQMAVVLRYVDKDGHVIERFVGIEHVANTTAVSLKGAIDKLFSRYGLSISKLRGQGYDGASNMQGEFKGLKTLILKENPSAFYVHCFAHQLQLALVAVAKKHILVGYLFSVVTRVINVVGSSSKRCDILREKQDVVISEALKRGEIASGRGLNQETNLKRPSDTRWDSHYATLVSFINLFSPITDVLGTVVDDARESEQKFEASNLMGLMSTFDFIFSLHFMKALLGITNELSKALQRKDQDIANAMKLVEICKKRLQAMRDNGWDSFLIQVSTFCAKYNVYVPTMDDIYVVQGRSRRNAQEMTNLHHFRVEFFYAVIDMQLQELNERFNEVNTELLLSLASLCPSDSFEAFDKERLIRFAEYYPRDFSTFELTMLDNQLETYILDVSSTENFLGLKSIGDLAEKMVETKKHIIYPLVYRLITLALILPVVTATVERVFSSMNILKSRLRNRMGDQFMNDCLLVYIEKDIFNSLDNEVIMQRFQNMKSRRGRL; encoded by the coding sequence ATGGGAAAGAGTGATGGAACTGTAAAATCAAGTCGTGTGGATGTTAACACATATCTTGAAGAACTTGAAAGTGACCCCGGGTTGAGAATACCAATTTTAGACCATCCTTCAAAAGTTCGTGATCAAGTTCGACGAGCATATATGCAAAAAGGCCCTTGTCAACCTCATCTCAAGCCATTTCCATCAGAAAAGGTTGGACCTCAATCAAGGGCCTTCAATGTTGCTTGGTATGCAGACTATCAGGATTGGCTTGAATATAGTGTATCAAAGGATGCAGCTTTTTGTTTATATTGCTATCTGTTTAAAGAAGATGTTGGAGGGCAATCAGGTGGTGATGCATTTGTTAGTAAAGGATTCAGAAATTTCAAACTTGCAAaatcaaggcttcatactcaTGTTGGAAAACCTTTTAGTGCTCACAATACAGCTAGAAAAATGTGTGAAGCATTAATGAACGAAAAACAACATATTCAAACATTTTTTGTAAAGCAATCGGAGCAAGCTCGTAGTGAGTATCGAACTCGTTTGGAAGCAGTGGTTGATTGCATTCGTTTGCTATTACGACAAGGACTTGCTTTTCGtggtgatgatgaatctgaagacTCGAGTAATCAAGGTAACTTTCTTGCAATTCTAAAATTTCTTTCCGATCATGATGATGACATTAAAGCAGTTTCATTGAGCAATGCTCCtgagaatttaaaattaacatcaCCTGATATTCAGAAAGATATTGTACGGGCTGCAGCTTTTGAAACACTAGATGTCATCATTAAAGGAATTGGGGATTCAATGTTTTCTATTTTAGTTGATGAATCTCGTGATGTTTCTATTAAAGAGCAAATGGCTGTTGTATTACGGTATGTAGATAAAGATGGACATGTTATTGAACGTTTTGTGGGGATTGAACATGTGGCCAATACCACAGCTGTGTCACTTAAAGGTGCTATTGATAAATTATTTTCTAGATATGGATTGAGCATATCTAAATTGCGGGGACAAGGTTATGATGGGGCAAGTAATATGCAAGGAGAGTTCAAAGGTCTTAAAACTCTTATTTTGAAAGAGAATCCATCAGCCTTTTATGTTCATTGTTTTGCTCACCAACTTCAACTTGCTCTAGTAGCCGTGGCAAAGAAACATATTCTAGTCGGCTATCTTTTTAGTGTGGTAACTAGGGTGATAAATGTTGTTGGATCTTCTTCCAAGCGTTGTGATATTCTTAGAGAAAAGCAAGATGTTGTTATTTCTGAAGCACTCAAGCGTGGTGAAATTGCAAGTGGAAGAGGGCTAAATCAAGAAACCAATCTTAAGCGTCCAAGTGATACTCGTTGGGATTCACATTATGCTACATTGGTAAGCTTTATTAACTTATTCTCTCCCATAACTGATGTTCTTGGAACAGTAGTAGACGATGCTCGAGAATCTGAACAAAAGTTTGAAGCAAGTAATCTGATGGGTTTGATGTCGACATTTGATTTTATATTTAGTCTACATTTTATGAAAGCATTGTTGGGCATAACAAATGAATTGTCAAAAGCACTACAGAGAAAAGATCAAGATATTGCAAATGCCATGAAATTAGTGGAAATTTGCAAGAAACGATTGCAAGCAATGAGAGACAATGGTTGGGATTCCTTTCTTATTCAAGTCTCAACATTTTGTGCTAAATATAATGTATATGTTCCTACTATGGATGATATATATGTTGTACAAGGTCGATCACGACGTAATGCTCAAGAAATGACAAATTTACATCACTTTCGTGTGGAATTCTTTTATGCTGTTATTGATATGCAACTTCAAGAGCTAAATGAACGTTTCAACGAGGTAAACACTGAATTACTTCTCTCTTTAGCTTCCTTGTGCCCTAGTGATTCATTTGAAGCTTTTGATAAAGAAAGGTTGATCCGATTTGCTGAGTATTACCCTAGAGATTTTTCTACTTTTGAGCTTACCATGCTCGATAATCAACTTGAAACTTACATTCTTGATGTAAGTTCCACTGAGAATTTCTTGGGTTTGAAAAGTATTGGCGATCTCGCTGAAAAAATGGTTGAGACAAAGAAGCATATTATTTATCCTCTAGTGTATCGACTAATTACATTAGCATTGATTCTACCTGTTGTTACTGCTACAGTGGAGAGAGTATTTTCTTCTatgaatattttgaaaagtaGATTGCGTAATCGAATGGGAGATCAATTTATGAATGATTGTTTACTTGTGTACATTGAGAAAGACATCTTCAATAGTCTTGACAATGAAGTCATCATGCAGCGATTTCAAAACATGAAAAGTCGTCGAGgcagattgtaa